GTCGTTACTCTCAAGAACAGATTCGCTGCTGATGATAAAATCAGCGAGGATATGACCCATTTTCGTTTCACATTtcgataatttctgaaaaattattaaaaacaatacgagtattttaaaagaatccaaaataaataaaattgaaagctcgaattgaatttttaaacctgCAAAATCAATGTTATTATCCTCGCAGTGATACAATCGTTCACTAAAACGATGCAATTCCCATTGTAGTCCATTTTATACAGTAATGAAAgcaattttacgattttttccgAAGTATTTTTCACAATAGTTGCGGCATTTTCTTTTGATTTGGTATTATTCTCCATTATTTTATCCCATATTAACGACCTGAAAAATATTCACGAGTGAATCAGAATATTTCCATCGAAGATGGCGAATTAAAACTCATTATCGTACCTAATCACGTATAGATCATTGATTATAGCAGACAATATGAAAGTTGTGATGTCATCACATAATAATTTCTTCTTTTCCAATCGGATTCGATGAATATTAGAGACAATAAAAGCAGGATACATTCCATATAGGTACATGTATCGCTGAAATAATCAACaatcaaaaaaagtcatcaGCAAGAATACAACTTGAGAGGAGGCGATAACGTTGGGGGAAAAAATGCATTACAACAATGTCTTGAAATATTCTCGAAACGAAGCCTCTTAAATGTGTTTGTTCATTGACCGATGAATCGTTAGGCAATTTTAATCCATCGATGAGAGCGATTGTTTTCCCAATCAGAGTAtctaggtgaaaattttcaaccagagATTCTTCAAAATTCTCTTTACGGTGACGATACTTGacaaattttacatcatttacgCGAGTTAATAATCTGAAAACATGACTCGTCGATTAGAACTTAAAGACACACAAACTGTGAGAATTGATCAAAAGTACACACTTTCTAGTGACGTTGCAGTACTGAGAGGAAATAATCGTCGATTTGAAAGTAATTTCTAGGTTTTTCAAGAACTCAAACATGCAGTTATCGTCCGCTTTGATTTGAGGATGAAGGAGACAAGATGTAAAAGCTGTAACTCGAGGCCAGTCTTGTTcgttacaattttgaaaataattcataacctgtaaataattaattactCTTTAGAAGTGCGAAACATAAATGtcattagataggtacataattcGTCAACGTTACTTGTTTCATGGAATTTTGACCATAAGCGAAGGCACAatcgtcgaaaaaaatcataaaagtaTCTTGCAACTTAgaattccattttgataaaGCGTTCAAGTAGATCGAACTGGTGGTGACGATTATTCGCTGGCCGTTTTGAGTATTCCATAAATCCGCTACTTTATCGCATCGTATTTCAATAACTGGATAATGAGAATGTTTCGTGAAGAAAGCGGTAACTGTAGATAGATATTTCGATGAATCGATCAAATATATGATTTGTTTTCCGGATCTGAAATCAAATAAGTGATTAGTATTCACTCGAACAATTAGATTTTGCGTTCTGATGTGCgtacttttcaatttccaggctgtttgatttcaaaattagataACTGACGTATAGTTTATCTTCGTAACTAGGTAGAAAAACTGTTTTGTTCGAAGTTTTGGTCGAATTAGCTAATTCAGATTGGTAATCTTTTGGAATGAAGTCATCTTGTGGACACTGCAGAGATGAGGCGATTCTATCCAATACGTCTTTCAAGAGGTATTCGTTAGCGTTGGTCTCTGCTAAATCATCCATGTCGCCGACTGGTGAATTGCAAGCAGAGGAAATTAAAACCAGATTTTCAAGTGCCGGTCAAGCATGCATTCTGAATTACTTTCTGAATCACATGAATTGAAGATCATAATGAGTAATAAAAGTTTACCTGTGTTCATATACGCATTAATCTAAGATTTGAGAACTATCTCAATACAAATTAAATTACTAATCACGAAAAAAGAACGAATTAAATACAAAATTCTTTCTTCTACAAATGAAAAACGTTGGAACTGATAAGGAATATTTGTTGTTGATTAAGATACGAACGTCTAAACTGCAAACTGAGCAAATTGAAAGATAGGATTAGATTGTTCTGTTCACTTTTCTAACAAGTTGTCATCTTTTATTTCGTATTATTCGACTTTTTGTAAAGTGTACTCGCGCTCACGTCAAATGATACTCTGATATCTCATTTTCGGAGAATATTCTATTTTTATCATCGAATTCGGAATCAAAAGCTGTAAATGAATGAAACGCACAGACCACAAACTACCTACTCCTCTagatcttcaaaattttattttctatttctacaaattgaaaatacaaaatataaaccacttaacatgaataaaaaactgaataaaaaataattcactgACTTAGAAACCTAGAATGAAAAAGTGTATGGTAAATGGTAAATTACATTTACACATGTCTTAAAAATTagtacacaaaaaaatcagaaacctACTCCAACTATACTCGAGCTTCATTTCGAATTAGTTTTTATTAAAGCAACACTTTGAAACAATTCCGAGTTGATATCAACTTTACCACTATCTAGAATATATTTAACATGaggaattaaatcaaaaatagacTTCTGAGTTGCAGGAACAGAGAATAATACACGTgctaatttaaatatttcggGATACTGGCTTcttttattttgccaaaattgtactaTACTTTCGCTAGTTTTCAGTCTAGGTTCGTTATCACAAAAGCTTCTCAATTCTAATTCTATATTGTCACTCTGACTTCTGCTTTTTGCAGGGTTAATAAAATGTTCTTGTTTTCTGAACGCCTTTTCAAGTTCGTCTTCACCATCGGTCTCTGATACCGAGTCACTGTCTTCCAAATAAGACATAGTTGACAGCTTATTGTACAACCAAACCAAATGCTGAACTGcgttttgtttttgattttcgttCAACACCATGTTATTAAAACGAGGATCTAGAAAAACTGAGCTCAGGAAACAGATGTTTTCGAATAATGAGTCTTGTTTTTGCCTCATTTCACTGGCTAATTCATTAGCTATCGACGAATCTattagggaaaaaaataaaaataagaattaAATCGACTAAAATGAACACAACCGagtagtacataggtactttgaaTTTCTTACTTAATTTAGAAATTTCCAATACACAGTTAAACCAGAGCTTGTAGACATCACATAACGTAAGTTGCTCAGTCTGTATAGTTTCGGAGACTGATTTGTAAAGTTTTAAAGATCGTAATAATTGGACCGATTTATTCCAAAATGGAGAACTTTCACCAACTATAGATAACTGAATGCAGATTGGTTTCATCacgagtattttttcgattttatcgtGAATTAGTTTCCATCTgaaataggtatgaaaaaataatgtatttttttccagaatgaaCACAGATTATAGAGATTTAGTCATTTTTACTTTGAGCTTGAATCCGGCGAAGGTAAATTATACttcgataacttttttttggaagactTGGTCGATGAATGaagctttttgacaatttcgtgGACTTCTTTAACCACTGAAACGATTTCTGATCCATTTTTGAACGCACTTGTGATGGCTGATTGTAGCATTTTGCTGATACATTTCATATCTGTAAAATACACAAGTAAAAACATCGAGTCAACtcggctttaaaaaaaaaaaaggacataaATGAAGTAATAAAATTACCAATTGAATCAAAATCATCCTCATCGTGTTCATCGgtatttaaatgcaatttttctaatatAATATCATTAGTGTAAGTATCAAGATCATTATCTTCTTCGTAAAATTCGTTAAAAACTGTAACAACTTGAACTTCAGGTTCCAAATTATCTGCATTACGAACTTTATTTTGTTCTATTTGCATTTCTATCGAATTATCTCCATTTTTCGAGGTACAAGGCGAAGGTGACGAATCAACAGATACGCTTTTAGATCCTGATAACTCGTTAAAATACGAACCTCCATCGATAGTCACACTATAAATTTGACTTCTCGAAATTTCAAACGTATTCAGTTCATTCCATATAGCTGCACTTAATTCAGCCGATTCCATTTTGGCATTTATCTCTAAAATTGATAATGTGTAAAATTTGAACTCAATTCTCACATATATTTGAGCGTGGATTGCCAAGAAAGATCTATTACAATGGGTAACGCAGTCCAACTTCAAAGCGATCATCTTATTCCTCAGGTTATTAATTAAACCGGATTTGATTTTATTCGCTCtttcaaaaacgtatttttcgatACTATTTTCATCTATGACCAGTGAAGGGCAGATTCTATTGATGAGCGGATCTATGAGCATTTTGAAACCGGAATCATTCATCAACGAGAAAGGTCTTCCATTTACAGTGACTAATTCGACACAAGCATCTATGatgctttcttttttcaagaatccaGTCGGCGAAAGTCGAGGACGTTTTATTTCGCTAGTCGGTTTCTCTTTAGCGATATCGTTGAAACTAAACTGAGTCAAATACTGCTCGCATAATTTGTCACTGAGTtctttattatgatttttattctcTGGATTGAAAGTTTGACTTTTGATTTCGAGGTATTTCTCATATATTCCTGGATGAGATCGACGAATGTGTCTCTCCATGTTCGATGCATGGTTACCCTAGAAAAGAATTTCCAACATGAGTAGCGTTGAAGTAGTTTCAGAATTGATGATGAACTTACTTTCATTCGGAGACCGCATACTCTGCATTCTGATTCCGATTGCGTACTTCCGTTGTTTTCGATGGCTTGAATCAGGAAGTACATACGAATGGGGGAATTCTGAGCTTTTGGCATGTTTTACAGTTTTTAAAGGCTTACTGcagatgaaatattttatagttCGGTTTTAAATCACATTTAGTAGACAGTTTATTTCaccaaattcacaaaatttgaaactttagCGAAGTTTTTAACCCAATATACTAGGAAAGATTAGATTGGTGTTTTCCTTTCTGCTTCAAGTGATAAgagttttgaaagttgaaacgtcTAAAAAGCAAACTGAGCATACATATTTTCAACGGATCCGTAACCAAAACTATTGATATTTTCGTAACCATCCCCCGTAACTAGCCGTAACCAATTCACTTCggttacggttttttttttctttttttttagcgaaaataatttaaaaatataaaattttaaatttcgtgcGCTTTTAATTTCAGGGTTGTCTTTTACAACGCCAAATGATAAATAGAGAAACAATTTTCCCGAATTTTCGTGTGggatcaaaactcaaaagttcaaaatcaaaacccccgAATTCGAATTCACTAATTCACTTTATTGCCAAATGAAAAGgggttcatttcaaaaatcaaagtttaaaaCATCTAAACTAAAATaataagtttttcaaatttcctatcACCGAGTAGGTACAGTATTGAATTTCGGAGgagatgcaaaattttttacctAGCTAGGTACCTGTCTTTGTTCTCATCACGTCTTCATTTTTCTATTGATCTGAATCCTTGATCAACTAATCAACTTCTTCATTGGCAGGTAGGTATCGTTATCTCGATGAAGTTAAATTTCTTGACCATTTCAAAAACGCATACGTAGCGTTCGATAATTATTCTTCTACATTATTTTACCATTTGCCTCAAAATCCCCTTCCCAATCCATTCGTAAACCATCATAAAATACAAATGAATAACATAGCAGAGAAGTTTAGTTCAAAATTCTCGATTTCGATCACATTACAATGATTTAAAATATTGCAATTTCTCGATATGCGTATCCTTCGCTCTTTAAGTCTTTGATTAtcatttaaaaatgcattttacttgattatttaaaaatgaatcaatgaatttttgaattatttctgtacaattttgcAAGAGACGTCAGAGtttactaaaaaatattttttatcgttgCCTCAATATCCATACCTAACcgttatttatcaaaaaaaaaaacaccgatcatttaactttttcaatcaaatttcaaaagaacGAACACGCGTAGGTattcaaagtaggtaattcaatATTCACTTACCTTTTCGCCATCAATAGATCTAAAAGATCTATATATATCTTCATAATTATgctgtcaaaaaaatattagttGGTACATATAACATTATAAAATTACAATGAACATGACATGAAAAGTAATGACGAGTGAAATGAGTGCAATCACAAATACTTACATCGGTaattgaaataaataggtacaataATTTACCAACCTACGCTACTGCTTAAATCTACACAAGTATCCGGATACTCTTACAAGTTAAGATACTACAAATATATACATACATTATACATATATCATAGGTTTACACACATGATAGCACACAGAATTATTTGGGAATGACAAAATGATTGGGTCTACAggatacattttcaaaattacctaacaATATCactattttaacaaaatgaacGTCGAACGTCATTACAATATTCGATATCTGGAGTAGGTACGATCACGTTTCACAGAAGAAATCTActtttgtaagtacctatatgatGTCCGATATTCCGATAATGAGCAATGTAGCTGGTGAAtatttttgtgtcattttgaATACACAATACGTACTGAATATCTACGCTTTTAGAATAttctttcccaaaaaattgactacCAACTGTTTTCATAGgaacatggaaaaaaataataaaaacaaacacaTAAGAATAAGATACGTTGAACCATGATGtacaaatttcataaattagtgccttgaaaaaaattattcataattaatatctcaattttcagaacttacCACTCATCCTGGAAGTCGAATCAGATATCTTTGTTCTGACCTGATACTACActtcaaattcatattttgagatGAACAAAACGCCTTGACTAAGCTTTATGAGAATGTGTTTTCTAATCTgtggaaatttattcaattaataAAAGCAGATATTAATCTGtaagatgtgaaaaaatcaaaacgacaAATAGGCACacatacagggtggccagaaatatcgggtacccctaaaaaagttttctaactaaatacttcggttggtcacagtgaatgataataatgataacacatgattggttgttggactggagagataacattccaccaatcatatgcatctatttcacgtttccaacctatatttttaatgaaaaactttcttaggggtacccgatatttctggccaccctgtttttattaccttacctacttttccgaaattttttttcacttagttTATTGAATGTGTGGGATGAGAATAACATGTAAATCTCGAcaacaggtaggtacatatataagtACTTAGTACCTAAGTATACCCAGGTacctaaaacaaacaaaaaaacaggcACTTCATTCCAAACAGAAAGAAGTCAGTATCAACTTCATAGATGAGTACATTACGTAaatgtacgtatgtatttaGGTAAGTAGCTAATAAATTAATGAAAGCAGGTACAGGGAATTTAAAGTCTGGAAAAAGAATGCAGACTATTTTTCAACTCCATCTTTATCACGAAAATCATtcccttttatttttcaagttcatcatttcattgattttcaacttttgaaaactttgacttgaaaatttggaaaaaaattctgttgacTACCTggcattttcagatttttaaaaaacttggaagaaaattgattaatacgtatttggaaacttgaaaaaaaaacctgttgactttctgacattatgttatacttttaaaaacttggaaacagATCTTTTGATTTTCTAGCACTGTCGTTACTTTGGGAAAAACatcaataaataaattaaccgattttttggattctaatttaataaaaaaaacgttgaaaaaaaaaatcaatgaatttctCTACTAAGAATTCAGCCATTCTTTACAAAACTGGCCAAGAAATTCATGAGCCATCGAGGCTGCGGTGCACAGGAACACAACCCCCAAGCAGCAATGACAACAAATCATACCCAGAATTCAACATGTAACCGCAAGTAAACGCAACAAAGCATTGCAGCAACGAGAGCCCACTCTGCCGTCCAACcatcaggaaaattttaaccatcatcaggaaaattttaacccatcacaggaaaattttaaccctcaAGAAAATCTTTTCCCAACTGCGACAGGGAGCCTGGAGACCCGAAAGACCCTCGCCGCCACAAATTTCCACCACGCCCACCAACAATGGCACATCTCCCTCCAAGTAATCTCAGCTGAAATTACCACCAGGAAGCGTGTAACCGGCACCACAGACTTTACTTCCATTTTTAGCACACTGACCTGTGTTGTCTTGACTGAGCAGACCAAGACTGGGCTGACTTTACGGGTGGGTGGACAAGTAAGTCGGCAACTGAGCGTATATACAGAGAATCACCAGTCGATGGAGACTGAGCAACCGGACTGACTAACACCAGAAACTTTGGATTTGTGAGACTCGAGACTCATGAAGGAGCTCTCAGAAGAGCTCAttgcagaaatgaaaataaaaaaccagcCAGACAAAAAACCACTGTTAAGTCCTGATGAACATGtgttcaaagtgattttttcaacttgagtagTTCGTGTTACTCTCAGAAAAAGTTTTGGAATGAGCTCCTCATTGTGAAACTCGTACTCGTGAGACTCGGactcaattttaataaatctcTTCATCTCTGGTGCAGCGAGACAAGGACGACAGACCCTCCGCTGCACAGACATGTCCGTGCAGCAGATCCGACCAGAAAATCCTCAACACTGCAGCCCCGAATGCAGAGAGTCGAGAGAACACCCTAGGAAAGCTTACAGACCCGGCCAGACTCAGACAAGACATACAGATTGTCTTTTTGACATTATACCAGATTTTGTTAAAGgaacttgaaagaaaatctaTCATAAgatgctgacttttgaaaacatgaaaacattttctggaCTTCCTGACATAATGTCAGATTTTAAAACAACTTGGAGTCTTGGAATGAAAATCAATCAATAACAGTGTGaggtgacttttgaaaactagGGAAAGAACCTGTTGACTTATTGCCATGATATACTATCAAACTTCCAAAAAGGCACTAATTTTTTGCAGGCTCACTTCATCAGAAAACTTCAAActtctacaaattttgaatgaaaattagaaaagtcAATTCCCCTCCTACAATTCTAAAATACTGCCTGGGTactgaaattttcttgaaaagtattttgCCTCATAAAACTCTGATCTGCCATTTATGAGATTTTGGATTTGGTGTAAAATATAAAGCGATTTTTCGTCAATGACAATGTGCTCTGTAAATTGTATTATAGGTATATATATCTGCAGTTCTAGAAATTCCAGATTCACATATAACTAAAAGGTGCcttgatttgaaaaacaatgaattcaatttttgaatgaaatttatcaaaaaactttgcatcagttaaaaaaaatacttttaaaaagtccGAAGTCCGAACATTTGGCAAATAATTTTGCTTACAAATTAGGATTAGAAAGCACATACCTTTGCAAGTCCCGAgtatagaaattttaaaaaatcactcacCAATGATCGTTGAATTGTTCTTAAAATAATTCTCGTATTTTTACCAATTATAATCACTCGTAGGTACTTGGTACTTCCAAATAAATGGAATTTGCATGTTCAAGTAGACATTTTATCCGATTTCGAAATAATTCTTCGTAAAGTTGGGACTCAGTATGATACAAACCTATAGCAGGGACAAACAGAGCATTATTAGTAAGTACTTATATGCATAGGTACATTTATTCAAATGAAAGTATAAGTTGTTCACCTTGACCAGTATAATATCTTGAGATTTTCAATAGTACACAATATAATAGTTTGAATTTTCCAGGAGTCCTGATTAGTGATTCTGCTTGAGGACGTTAGTGGATGGAAAACAGCTcctaaaaaataatacattattatgttgaaatatttttcatttcaattatgAGCTTGGGTAGCCTACTCGTAATGGATAGATAAGTATTGCTAAATTTATCGTGTGGGTACTTGATACTGAAACGTCTTCTTATCCCCAATcatgagaaataaaaataaaggaaaagaaccaaaacaataataaaatgtCAGGGAAGAAAGAAGATCGAAAATTAAATGAACGCACATTTCGAGCAAAACATACTCATGCACATTACATAAAATAATTACAAGTATTTCTACACTGCAATAAATCAGTACCTATCTGGAATTTTCTTTTCCTAGAGTTCTAAGAAATAATCTATAATAATGAAATGATGACTggaataatatgtacctatatctaatttaaataaaacataCATCTATTTGGTTTTCTTTTTACCTTGATTTCTTAAGTTGTCAATACAATCTACGAAACATAGTCTACGTAGCAAAGAGACTGATTCTGATAATAtgcaaattatttcaataatattcTGCAGAGTTTTCTTTCCATTAAATACGACTCGTTCATGCTGCTAGAAATCAAGCATCTGCGGCAGCGTGTGAATCAATTATCTGTCAATTAAACAAATAATACGTTAATTTCTAATTGATGATGAAATtcaattctaccaaaaaatatACCACGTAAATGTAAAATATGCATAAGAAATCGGAAAGTAAAACCATATCGTCGATTTTCATACATTAAAATACAGGTAAGGAAATGCAATTacaaagttataattttttgttgatctTTGGATCAATGCAATAAAAAAGCTCacaaatcatgaaaaataatttagtaaaaataaaagtttaGGTAGGCCGGTATgtattgtttgtaaaaaaaatcaaaaaatcatgtaaaataagttgcctatcgggtttgccgtaaataagaatcgttttgaaaaataaccacTAAATTGATCATTCTTAAAACCGAAACGTCTTCTTTATAGctaagaagaaaagaaaagagaagactcgaaaacaaaaaaagtgaaagtaacgaagaagatcaaaaattgaatagatgtaggtacatacaatgaTTAAATTATGATTGAAATAcactatacatacatataatttattgaaatgtaataattttatgTTTACTCATTCTGACCAAAAACAAACTACCTACaacctacgagtatttcaataatttatacCTGTTTAAAATGCCAGTTTGagcgaaatgaaaaacaatgcgAGTAAATTCGCAAATGTAGACCAGCGTTCTTTTTTACTTCGCAGCATTTTCTTTTCGGGTAGAGGAAGACACCACCAGCCAAATACTACGGTGCGTCGCGTAAATTTCTCTGTCAACTGAAACGAATAATAGATAGATAAGTGactaataataatgaaattccATTAGCAAGGGAAAAGTTTGAACCGaaactctccgatttgaacgaaaccaaccCAGATCGAAAGGTCGCCTCCTAAAATCCCCAGTAACCAAAACTTCAAACgccaaaattcacttttaaattcctggcgaatttttgaaaattttaaatatcctcaacatttttatgaaatataattttttttgatcaaaatgaaccaatgtaAAGAATGCCTTCAATTCAAGTTCACACACATCAACAACTTCTGGTTTCGGGccattctaaagcctccaggggtttttcaattttttccaaacatttcaaattgctctggagaTGCCATAAATGAACTTAACACCTATAACTTTGGTCGGTGCTCACTGTACCGTTTTGACCACTTTATAAATGGGCACATTATCCAAAAACTGTTCAGAAGTCTAACTCAAAAGTTAAAATCAGTACCTATAATCCTAAAATTGCAgcaaatacaaatttcaatttcaatttcaattttcaaaaagtttaacaaaatctttttcaaatccaaaaagtacaatacacacgtgttcaacaaatcttaccaaaattcaaagattttgaaaaaataggtaatcccaaaattgtactaaaaagtcatgtaaaattcgttcattggttcaaaatcagattattgtcccaaaatcaatcgcaggtttctagcaTTTCAGGCGTTCCCAAAATagatcgaaattacgaaaaatagtAAAACTGGATTATTATTGAGTACCagcagcgcaaaattttattgaacccaaaatttggtaggatggaggtctttcagatactaatttGATGTAATTAATCTACTTAACACATCCTAATCCACTTAATTATATGTATTAGCCAAATGAGCAATCGAGGCTGTGGTGCACAGGAACACAACCCCCAAGCAGCAATGACAACAAATCATACCCAGAGTTCAACATGTCACCGCAAGCAAACGCAACAAAGCATTGCAGCAACGAGAGCCCACTCTGCCGTCCAACcatcaggaaaattttaaccatcatcaggaaaattttaacccatcacaggaaaattttaaccctcaGGAAAATCTTTTCCCAACTGCGACAGGGAGCCTGGAGACCCGAAAGACCCTCGCCACCACAAATTTCCACCACACCCAGTAACAATGGCACATCTCTCTCCAAGTAATCTTGGCTGAAATCACCACCGGGACGCGTGTAACCGGCACCACAGactcaatttccatttttatcacACTGACCTGTGACCTGTGTTGACTTGACTGAGCTGACCAAGACTGGGCTGACCTTACGGATGGGTGGACAAGTAAGTCGGCAACTGAGCGTATATACAGAGAATCACCGGTCGATGGAGACTGAGCAACCGGACTGACTAACACCAGAAACTTTGGATTTGTGAGACTCAAGACTCATGAAGGGGCTCTCAGAGGAGCTCAttgcagaaatgaaaataaaaaaccagccagacaaaaaaatcactataaaGTCCTGATGAAAATGtgttcaaagtgatttttttctatcactTACTGATGCACCCATACAATGCAGTggagaaaatgttttcaaactgACAatggctatttttgcaatgagagCTCCTCATTGTGAAACTCGTACTCGTGAGACTCggactcaattttaaaaaatctcttcATCTCTGGTGCAGCGAGACAAGGACGACAGACCCTCCG
The sequence above is a segment of the Planococcus citri chromosome 3, ihPlaCitr1.1, whole genome shotgun sequence genome. Coding sequences within it:
- the LOC135839379 gene encoding uncharacterized protein LOC135839379, producing MPKAQNSPIRMYFLIQAIENNGSTQSESECRVCGLRMKGNHASNMERHIRRSHPGIYEKYLEIKSQTFNPENKNHNKELSDKLCEQYLTQFSFNDIAKEKPTSEIKRPRLSPTGFLKKESIIDACVELVTVNGRPFSLMNDSGFKMLIDPLINRICPSLVIDENSIEKYVFERANKIKSGLINNLRNKMIALKLDCVTHCNRSFLAIHAQIYVRIEFKFYTLSILEINAKMESAELSAAIWNELNTFEISRSQIYSVTIDGGSYFNELSGSKSVSVDSSPSPCTSKNGDNSIEMQIEQNKVRNADNLEPEVQVVTVFNEFYEEDNDLDTYTNDIILEKLHLNTDEHDEDDFDSIDMKCISKMLQSAITSAFKNGSEIVSVVKEVHEIVKKLHSSTKSSKKKLSKYNLPSPDSSSKWKLIHDKIEKILVMKPICIQLSIVGESSPFWNKSVQLLRSLKLYKSVSETIQTEQLTLCDVYKLWFNCVLEISKLNSSIANELASEMRQKQDSLFENICFLSSVFLDPRFNNMVLNENQKQNAVQHLVWLYNKLSTMSYLEDSDSVSETDGEDELEKAFRKQEHFINPAKSRSQSDNIELELRSFCDNEPRLKTSESIVQFWQNKRSQYPEIFKLARVLFSVPATQKSIFDLIPHVKYILDSGKVDINSELFQSVALIKTNSK